A window from Citrus sinensis cultivar Valencia sweet orange chromosome 3, DVS_A1.0, whole genome shotgun sequence encodes these proteins:
- the LOC102621543 gene encoding MDIS1-interacting receptor like kinase 2-like: MASSTLIILILFLLLKFSENAASGYTQEAYALLKWKTSLQNQNYSLLSSWTLYPVDATNVSSYSEIKKIPCAWFGIDCNPAKRVISINLSTLGLKGTLHEFSFSSFPQLKYLNLTRNAFFGIIPPEIGSLYKLEYLDLFNNTFSGIIPPQIGNLSKLETLDLGGNQLSGAIPPEIGLVTQLKIFYVDTNQLHGSVPREVGQLSNLRELVLCQNNLSGWIPSSLGNLSNLALLILYKNSLCGSIPSTIGNLKSISEINLAHNKLSGSIPISLGNLSNLALLYLFDNSLSGSIPSALGNLKSLLYLHFFNNQFSGSIPLSLCNLSNLAELHLSKNSLSGSIPPFQGNVKSLLNLGFCMNHLSGAIPPSVGNFTNLKGLYLYSNSLSGSVPGEIGNLMQLTNLEIDNNQLFGQIPRSLRNLASLNRVHLEQNHLTGNISEVFGIYPNLTFLDISHNNFYGEIWSSWGKCQQLGTLNFSMNNITGSIPPEIGKLYQLHKLDFSLNQIVGEIPIELGNLKSLNYLVLNGNKLSGNLPRVLGSLSELEYLDLSTNKLSGSIPETLGNLLKVHYLNLSNNQFRKEFPVELEKLVQLSELDLSHNFLGGEIPPQICNLESLEKLNVSHNNLSGLIPSCFDGMHGLSCIDISYNELRGLIPNSTGFQYDPIQALRGNRGLCGDVEGFQSCKAFVSQKHVFENKWFLIIFPILGVFALLFFVIGIIFGRTKRTSKENKGSCVNHRGLLSILTFEGKIVYEEIIRATKNFDAEQCIGIGGQASVYRGELPSGEVVAVKKFHSVLLSEISVQREFLNEIKALTEIRHRNIVKFYGFCSHPRHSFLVYECLERGSLAEILSNDGSIKEFSWIVRMNVIKSVANALSYMHHDCFPPIVHRDISSKNVLLSSEYEARVSDFGIAKFLKPGSSNWTEFAGTFGYVAPELAYTMKVTEKCDVYSFGVLALEVIKGKHPRDFISLLSSSSSNMNLSLNEILDPRLPLPSRNIQDKLISILEVAFLCLEESPESRPTMQTVCQLLCK; encoded by the exons ATGGCATCATCAACCCTGATTATACTGATCCTATTTCTTCTGCtaaaattttcagaaaatgcTGCTTCTGGTTATACTCAAGAAGCATATGCTCTTCTCAAATGGAAAACAAGCCTTCAAAATCAGAACTACTCTTTGTTGTCCTCATGGACACTTTATCCTGTTGATGCAACCAATGTTTCTTCCTAttcagaaataaaaaaaatcccgTGTGCTTGGTTTGGAATTGATTGCAATCCTGCAAAAAGAGTCATCAGTATTAACCTGAGCACTCTTGGTTTAAAAGGTACGCTCCATGAATTCTCATTCTCATCGTTTCCTCAACTTAAGTATCTTAATCTAACGCGCAATGCATTTTTTGGTATCATCCCACCTGAAATCGGTAGCCTCTACAAGCTGGAGTATCttgatttattcaataatacaTTCTCCGGCATCATCCCACCTCAAATCGGTAACCTCTCTAAGCTTGAGACTCTTGATTTAGGAGGTAATCAATTGTCTGGTGCAATACCACCAGAAATCGGCCTCGTAACTCAGCTGAAGATCTTTTACGTTGATACGAATCAGCTACATGGCTCAGTTCCACGTGAAGTAGGACAGTTAAGCAATCTTAGAGAACTTGTTTTGTGCCAAAACAATTTGTCTGGTTGGATCCCTTCTTCTTTGGGTAACTTAAGCAACTTGGCTCTCTtgattctttataaaaattcacTTTGTGGCTCTATTCCATCAACTATaggaaatttaaaatctatctCAGAGATAAACTTGGCTCACAATAAACTTAGTGGCTCAATCCCCATTTCTTTGGGTAACTTAAGCAACTTGGCTCTGTTATATCTTTTTGACAACTCACTCTCCGGTTCTATTCCTTCAGCTTTAGGAAACTTGAAGTCTCTTCTCTATCTGCATTTCTTCAACAATCAATTCAGTGGTTCAATCCCTCTTTCTTTGTGTAACTTGAGCAATTTAGCTGAATTGCACCTTTCTAAAAATTCACTTTCAGGTTCTATCCCTCCATTTCAAGGAAATGTCAAATCTCTCTTGAATTTAGGATTTTGCATGAATCATCTTAGCGGTGCTATCCCTCCTTCAGTTGGCAATTTCACCAATTTAAAAGGCTTATACCTGTACTCCAACAGTCTTTCTGGTTCTGTTCCCGGAGAAATAGGAAATCTCATGCAATTAACTAACCTAGAGATAGATAACAATCAgctttttggtcaaattccTAGAAGCCTGAGAAATTTAGCAAGCTTAAACAGAGTACATCTTGAACAAAACCATCTCACTGGAAACATATCCGAAGTTTTTGGCATATATCCGAACCTGACTTTTTTAGATATCAGCCATAACAATTTTTATGGCGAAATCTGGTCTAGCTGGGGCAAATGTCAGCAACTAGGCACTTTAAACTTTTCAATGAATAACATCACTGGGAGCATACCTCCCGAGATTGGGAAGTTATACCAACTGCACAAActtgatttttctttgaatcaaATAGTTGGAGAGATTCCAATTGAACTTGGCAATTTAAAGTCCCTAAACTATCTTGTTTTAAATGGAAATAAACTTTCTGGAAACTTACCTCGAGTACTTGGCTCACTCAGCGAACTAGAGTATCTTGACTTGTCTACAAACAAGTTGAGCGGCTCTATCCCAGAAACTCTTGGAAACTTGTTGAAAGTGCACTACTTGAACTTGAGCAACAATCAGTTTCGAAAAGAATTTCCAGTTGAATTGGAGAAGTTGGTTCAACTTTCAGAGCTAGATTTGAGTCATAACTTCCTTGGAGGCGAGATACCGCCCCAAATCTGTAATCTGGAAAGCTTGGAGAAGCTTAATGTCTCGCACAATAACCTCTCAGGTTTAATTCCAAGTTGCTTTGACGGAATGCATGGCTTGTCGTGCATTGACATCTCATACAATGAGTTACGAGGTCTAATTCCTAACAGTACGGGATTCCAATATGATCCCATACAGGCATTACGAGGGAACCGAGGATTGTGCGGCGATGTTGAAGGCTTTCAGTCCTGCAAAGCCTTTGTGTCTCAAAAACATGTCTTCGAAAACAAAtggtttttaattatatttcctATTTTGGGAGTATTTGctcttttgttctttgtaaTTGGAATAATTTTTGGAAGAACGAAGAGGACTTcgaaagaaaacaaaggaaGTTGTGTGAACCATCGAGGACTGCTTTCAATATTAACTTTTGAAGGCAAAATTGTGTATGAAGAAATCATCAGAGCGACGAAAAATTTTGATGCTGAGCAATGCATTGGAATAGGTGGACAAGCAAGTGTTTACAGAGGTGAGCTACCATCTGGGGAGGTTGTAGCAGTCAAGAAATTTCACTCAGTACTTCTGAGTGAAATTTCAGTCCAACGAGAATTCTTGAACGAAATCAAGGCATTAACAGAGATACGGCATCGAAATATTGTGAAATTTTATGGCTTCTGTTCACATCCCCGACACTCATTTTTAGTTTACGAATGTCTTGAAAGGGGCAGTTTGGCGGAGATTCTGAGCAATGACGGATCAATAAAAGAATTCAGCTGGATTGTAAGAATGAATGTGATAAAAAGTGTAGCTAATgctctatcttacatgcatcaTGATTGCTTCCCACCAATTGTCCATCGAGACATAtcaagcaagaatgtgttgcTGAGTTCAGAATATGAAGCTCGTGTTTCAGATTTCGGAATCGCAAAATTTCTAAAGCCAGGCTCGTCCAATTGGACTGAATTTGCAGGCACATTTGGATATGTTGCTCCAG AGCTTGCTTACACGATGAAAGTTACTGAAAAATGCGATGTGTACAGCTTTGGAGTATTAGCATTGGAAGTGATCAAAGGGAAACATCCGAGAGATTTTATTTCCTtactttcatcttcatcttccaaCATGAACCTATCActtaatgaaattttggacCCTCGGCTTCCATTACCATCACGAAACATTCAAGATAAGCTTATATCAATCTTGGAGGTTGCCTTTTTATGCTTGGAAGAGAGTCCAGAATCAAGACCGACAATGCAGACAGTGTGTCAACTATTATGCAAATAA